The Pogoniulus pusillus isolate bPogPus1 unplaced genomic scaffold, bPogPus1.pri scaffold_228_arrow_ctg1, whole genome shotgun sequence genome includes the window GAATGTCCGCGAGGCGCTCTGGGGACACCCGGAGAGGCTTCGGGGCCTAAAGGCCTCGACCCGGGCCTGGCCCAGCAGGGTCCCTCTGTTTGTGTTCCCGGTTctgtccccccccccatccGCTCCCTGTCCCCTCCGGTTCTGTCCCCCCCCATCCTCTCCCTGTCCCCCGCCATGTCCCCTTCCTGTGCCCCCCCACACTGTCGCCTCTCACCTGCCCTGTccctttcccccacccctcgcCCCTGCCGCCCGGTGATCTCCCCTGGCTGTCCTCAGGCCCTGTCCCTGTACCTCCCACCCTGACCCTGTCACCCCTCTGTGCCCTGTCCCttcatccctgcagctctgtccccttccccctcccctccctcctcctccccagccgtGCCCCTTGGCTGTCCCCAAGCCCTGTCCCCTGTGCCCTGTCCCCAGGCGCCATGTCCTCCACCTCCCAGAAGCACAGAGACTTCGTGGCCGAGCCCATGGGGGAGAAGCCTGTGGGCACCTTGGCTGGCATCGGGGACGTGCTGGGCaagaagctggaggagaaaggCTTCGACaaggtgggcacagcctgggggcagggagggctgcagagcggGACGGAGGTGTGGGGGAGTGGGTGGCACCAAGGGGACAGGGAGGTGTGTCCCCAAGGAGGGGCATTCAGGGGGGTGGCCCTAAGGGGACAATGAGACCCCCAAAGGGGTGGCTCTAAGGGGACAGGGACCCTGTTGGGGCCAGagggtggtgccaggggagcctACTGGGTGCCAGGCCCAAGCTGAGGGTTGTGCCCACTCTGTGTGTCCCCCACTCTGTGTCCCTTCTCTCCCCCACTttgtcctccctctctcctcttttcttttccctccccaccatcaccccttgctccctcccccacctctcccactttcctctctcccctcactctctccctctctcccctccctcttccctctctcccctccctcttccctctctccctccctctctttacCTCCCACCCCACCTTGGTGCTGCAGGCCTATGTGGTCCTGGGCCAGTTCCTGGTGCTGCGCAAGGATGAGGAACTGTTCcgggagtggctgaaggagacCTGCGGAGCCAACgccaagcagagcagagactgctcaggctgcctgcGCGAGTGGTGCGACGCCTTCCTCTGAGCGGCACCGCCCCCGGCACCGCCCCCAGCGCcgccccacagcctgccctcggCCCTCGCTGCCCCgagccagctccctgccagctttGGCAGCCTCAGCCCTCCTCTTGGCACCCTGAACCCAGCCTAAGCTCTCCCATGGGCATCCTTGGCCCCTttcaccctgcccttggcacctTTAACCCACTCAACCCTCAGTCCCTGGTACCATAAACCCACTTCTTGGTGCCCTAAAACATCCCCTTGGCATCATAAGcccacccccagaccctccccctggcaccccctgcTGTCACCACTGCCACCCCATTGGCACTCCTCCCACCCTAACTCTCACTCCTTGGCACCCCAACCCCCTCCTTGTGCCCCcccagctgtggtgctgctcccccagccccctcatGCCCCTCTCTGGGGTCCCAGCTCCATTTCTGTGGGGGTTGTTCCTACCCCATGGCCCTAAAACCACccccggggtggggggggaggagaagtcCCCAGCTGCCCCCGAGGGGTCCCCCCAGTTCCCTCCTCCCGCttttgggagggacctctacTGACATTGCTCCTCCCCCACTTGAGGGAGGGGGGCAGAATTTTTTGGGGGGCGTGGGtcacttttttgggggggttgagtAAATTTTGGGGGCTTTGAGTcaatttgggggggggttgagTCAGTTTTGGGGAGGGTTGGGTCAATTTTggggctgcccccccccccagaaggGTTTTCTAAACAATAAAAGTGTTTTGTTGTGCTGCCTCTGGGGGGCGCAGCTGAACCTTCCTGCCTCTGGGGGGCACACCTgaaccttcctgcctgcctctggggGGCACACCTGAACCTTTCTGCCTCTGGGGGGCGCAGCTGAACCTTCCTGTCTCTGGGGAGCACAGTTGAACCTTCCTGCCTCTAAGTGGTGCAGCTGAACCTTGCTGCCTCTGGGGGGCGCAGCTGGAGCGCCATTTTATGCCCTGTGGGGGTGGCTGGGGGGGACACAGGAGCcctgagacctccaagagcagtgGAATGAGGCCTCCAGGGGGCCCAGAGTGCCTCTGAGGTAGTCTGGGGGGTGGAGCTTGGGCGCCCGAGTCCTCCGGAGCAGTGCAGTGAGTCCTCCGGCGCCCCTAGAGCGGCCACGCTCGTCCCTGCACTTCCGCTTCTgctgccgcggccccgccccgggCGGGAGATTCGTTTCCGCCGCTCCCCCGGGCCTGGTCCCAGCCATGGCGGAGCCTgcggccgccgctgccgctcTGCGCTCTCCCggccaccgccgccgccgccgccggcggCCTGGCTCTGACCCCAATCCGCTCTTCACCTGCTGGCTCCGCGAGTGGCGAGACGAGGCCGCAGGGACGCCTGCGGCCAGAGCCTACGAGAGGGTGGGAGATGGACCCGTGGGTGGGGGAGGGTCCcgtgggtgctgggggggggggtgtttgtgGGTGCTGGGGATGGTCCCGtgggtgttgggggggggggggttgggtgcTGGGGATGGTCCCGTGGGTGCtggagggggggggtggtgtttgggtgctggagggggggggtggtgtttgggtgctggggatggtcccgtgggtgctgggggggaggggtttgggTGCTGGGGATGGTCCCGTGGGTGcttggggggcggggggggtgtTTGGGTGCTGGGGAGGCTCCCGTGGGTGCTGGGAAGGGTCCCGTGGGTGCTGGAGGGTCCCGTGAGTGCTGTGTGCCCCCAGGCCCTGCGCTCCCTGGCCCTGTACCCCCTGCCCCTGCGCTCggggcctgctgctgccatcctcaGGCACTTTGGGCCCAAACtctgcctcaggctgcagcagaggctgaggagacacAGAGCaggtggggaggggctgggaagggctgggaatgagtgggaggggattggaaggggctaggagggattgggagggagttgggaggggctgggaggggattgggatgggctgggaggggctgggagcaaattgggaggagctgggagggagtgggaggggctgggaggagatTGGGAGGGGCTGAGAGTGattgggaggggctgggaggtttCCAGCCTCATTTGCATCCTCATTTGCATCCTTTTCTCCTCCAATCCCAGAGCAAGGCCTCCCCCCTAGCCCCCCCCCCGGAAGTGAGACCCAGACAGGAAGTGAGGCACAGACAGGAAGTGAGGTCACCAGCACCCGGGTCTGCCCACCACGTGACTACAGGCCCCGCCCCCATTCTCGAGGCTTTGCCCTCCTATTGGCCCTGCTCAATGTGAGGGGGTGGAGTTAAGTgagaggattgggagggactgcaAGGGGAATGGAAAGGGCTctgggggcactgggaggggactggggagggctgggaggggactggggagggctgggagggcactgggaggggctggagggcacagggaggggctgggagggcacTTGGAGAGGCTGGGAGGCAGTTGGACATTTaagcacaagtccctcccccTCGCAGAGCTCGGAGCCAATCAGAgcggagcagctcctgcagctggctcagccTCTCTGTGACCTGCCCCTGGCCTCGGTAAGTGGCCCCAGTCAGGACCAGTAAGGGCCATCAGGGGCCAGTGCAGGCTCCCTCATTGGCTCCTTCTGTCCTGCAGGGGGCGCTGGGAGGGCTCCTGAGGAGGCAGCTGGTGAGCAGGAGTGAGAGACCCCCGAGGTGATGTGCTGGGGGGgactggggggcactgggaggggactggggggcaCGGGACGGGGCTGGTTTGTGCTGGAGGCCTCTCCCACCCCCAGGTACTCACTGACGCCACGTGGTCGGGTCCTGGCTCTGCGATTGGCCGAGGCTGCTCTGCAAGCTCCACCCATCCGAGGCCCCATTCTCCCGGAGGCAGAGGGCAGTGACcccccccctgctgcccctgggtgGGTTactggggctggcactgggaggcactgggatgTGGCTGGAGGGCACTGGGTGGGTACGGGGTGGGCACTGGGGTGTGGCTGGAGGGCATTGGAGGGCACTGGGTGGGCACTGGGGTGTGGCTGGAGGGCACTGGTGGGCACTGGGGCGTGGCTGGAGGGCACTGGAAGGCACTGGGTGGGCACTGGGGTGTGGCTGGAGGGCACTGGTGGGCACTGGGGCGTGGCTGGAGGGCACTGGTGGGCACTGGGTGGGCACTGGGGCATGGCTGGAGGGCACTGGTGGGCACTGGGGTGTAACTGGCACTGCTGGTGCCacccccaggcccttcacaCTGCCCCCAGGCTCCTATGACCTGTTCCTGTGCATCGACACCGCTGAGGAGTGTGGGTACGGTTCACTTCCGGGATAAGCCCAGCCCACTTCTGCCAAACCACACCCCcacctctgctcagcccttggCCACACCCCTCTGATCTAAGCCACGccccgcccccccccgcccccccccccccccccccccccccgctaaGCTCTGTGTTAAGTCCCACCCAGTTCTGGCACAAGCCCTGCCCACTCCCGATTGCTGCAGCCGTCTGTTAGAGGCCACACCCACCTGTATCTAAGCCCCACCCACTCCCACTAAGAGCCACGCCCACTTCTTTGCCTGGCTTCACTCCCATGCTTCAGCACTTCTGTGCCCCTCCCTCTTCTGGCCTAAACCCCGCCCCCTCCCACCCGAGCCCCGCCCCACAGTGCCACCCCCTGCCGCCAGGGGGGGCTCTCGGCGCGGCCtggtcccagccctgctgagccgcTCGGGGCAGGTCCTGCGGAGGAGGCTTCCGGTTGGAGACTTTCTCTGGGTGGCCAAggagaggagcccagccccGGGTATGGGCACGGAGGACACTGCGGGGGGCATGGGGAGGGTACTGGGACACACTGGGGGGGGCACTAGGAGgtactgggaggtactgggagggTACTGAGGGGGCTCCGGGGGGGtactgggagggcactgggggggTACTGGGAAGGTActgggggggcactggggggatAGTGTGAGTGGATTTTgagaagctggcagctgctgggatgaaTTGGTTGATACTgatgggcactgggaggggattctgtGGGAGTGCTGGCCCATACTGGTGTGTGCTGGTCCATACTG containing:
- the BANF1 gene encoding barrier-to-autointegration factor — translated: MSSTSQKHRDFVAEPMGEKPVGTLAGIGDVLGKKLEEKGFDKAYVVLGQFLVLRKDEELFREWLKETCGANAKQSRDCSGCLREWCDAFL
- the MUS81 gene encoding crossover junction endonuclease MUS81 isoform X4, coding for MAEPAAAAAALRSPGHRRRRRRRPGSDPNPLFTCWLREWRDEAAGTPAARAYERALRSLALYPLPLRSGPAAAILRHFGPKLCLRLQQRLRRHRAEQGLPPSPPPGSETQTGSEAQTGSEVTSTRVCPPRDYRPRPHSRGFALLLALLNSSEPIRAEQLLQLAQPLCDLPLASGALGGLLRRQLVSRSERPPRYSLTPRGRVLALRLAEAALQAPPIRGPILPEAEGSDPPPAAPGPFTLPPGSYDLFLCIDTAEECGGGSRRGLVPALLSRSGQVLRRRLPVGDFLWVAKERSPAPGQAPRELVLDWVVERKTASDLGSSIRDGRYREQKFRLGRCGLRCPIYLLEVPSRGQQLAVPLQVLRQAAVSTQVPGPCPGPQTGTALWDPWTPLLSPQGNPPGLPLPHWHLPPPPPIKVLAAELCDRLALVALMAE
- the MUS81 gene encoding crossover junction endonuclease MUS81 isoform X1 is translated as MAEPAAAAAALRSPGHRRRRRRRPGSDPNPLFTCWLREWRDEAAGTPAARAYERALRSLALYPLPLRSGPAAAILRHFGPKLCLRLQQRLRRHRAEQGLPPSPPPGSETQTGSEAQTGSEVTSTRVCPPRDYRPRPHSRGFALLLALLNSSEPIRAEQLLQLAQPLCDLPLASGALGGLLRRQLVSRSERPPRYSLTPRGRVLALRLAEAALQAPPIRGPILPEAEGSDPPPAAPGPFTLPPGSYDLFLCIDTAEECGGGSRRGLVPALLSRSGQVLRRRLPVGDFLWVAKERSPAPGQAPRELVLDWVVERKTASDLGSSIRDGRYREQKFRLGRCGLRCPIYLLEVPSRGQQLAVPLQVLRQAAVSTQVCDQFLVRWSQSPEHSAAFLRALGEGLKQRYRGRALQAWLGDVTERGSPELPPPGVPCPLLTWDRLREEGAKSQPQTVGEVFARQLLQIGGVSPRVAQGVLSSFPTPASLLGALRSCRDPQEGEELLRALPRDAHRSLGPALGRRLAQLYGTLGPLC
- the MUS81 gene encoding crossover junction endonuclease MUS81 isoform X2 translates to MAEPAAAAAALRSPGHRRRRRRRPGSDPNPLFTCWLREWRDEAAGTPAARAYERALRSLALYPLPLRSGPAAAILRHFGPKLCLRLQQRLRRHRAEQGLPPSPPPGSETQTGSEAQTGSEVTSTRVCPPRDYRPRPHSRGFALLLALLNSSEPIRAEQLLQLAQPLCDLPLASGALGGLLRRQLVSRSERPPRYSLTPRGRVLALRLAEAALQAPPIRGPILPEAEGSDPPPAAPGPFTLPPGSYDLFLCIDTAEECGGGSRRGLVPALLSRSGQVLRRRLPVGDFLWVAKERSPAPGQAPRELVLDWVVERKTASDLGSSIRDGRYREQKFRLGRCGLRCPIYLLEVPSRGQQLAVPLQVLRQAAVSTQVCDQFLVRWSQSPEHSAAFLRALGEGLKQRYRGRALQAWLGDVTERGSPELPPPGVPCPLLTWDRLREEGAKSQPQTVGEVFARQLLQIGGVSPRVAQGVLSSFPTPARSLGPALGRRLAQLYGTLGPLC
- the MUS81 gene encoding crossover junction endonuclease MUS81 isoform X3, producing the protein MAEPAAAAAALRSPGHRRRRRRRPGSDPNPLFTCWLREWRDEAAGTPAARAYERALRSLALYPLPLRSGPAAAILRHFGPKLCLRLQQRLRRHRAEQGLPPSPPPGSETQTGSEAQTGSEVTSTRVCPPRDYRPRPHSRGFALLLALLNSSEPIRAEQLLQLAQPLCDLPLASGALGGLLRRQLVSRSERPPRYSLTPRGRVLALRLAEAALQAPPIRGPILPEAEGSDPPPAAPGPFTLPPGSYDLFLCIDTAEECGGGSRRGLVPALLSRSGQVLRRRLPVGDFLWVAKERSPAPGQAPRELVLDWVVERKTASDLGSSIRDGRYREQKFRLGRCGLRCPIYLLEVPSRGQQLAVPLQVLRQAAVSTQGRALQAWLGDVTERGSPELPPPGVPCPLLTWDRLREEGAKSQPQTVGEVFARQLLQIGGVSPRVAQGVLSSFPTPASLLGALRSCRDPQEGEELLRALPRDAHRSLGPALGRRLAQLYGTLGPLC